In Trichoplusia ni isolate ovarian cell line Hi5 chromosome 7, tn1, whole genome shotgun sequence, a single genomic region encodes these proteins:
- the LOC113496054 gene encoding uncharacterized protein LOC113496054 isoform X1: MMTISESQFSSNKMSSIHKLNDRIIHKDSFDDTKSSSSVNSTLITKRGFKPSDMFDPQKKEFLTNLSYKLFPNDGDFSRDPEILEPPPSLREDLENKPMISTDKEVDLNKIFTPAPDAEEHIIKKDRKFEKTFASSAFYVPGVHPTVKEQMDLARAISKSLSDSSNHMSRGQSMYVNRKKRSVKWVHEGRGRNTSNACSTPTPVANHDTPYRPPSSLRNQKTYPKSALKHTNNLPKMEPFPVSPPTISVQNHDLPVPLAPTKLNDVYASPKSPRLPLVSGPNFNVAPRGWGEMKDYYRPVVLDGVSVAPQYTDF, translated from the exons ATGATGACAATTAGCGAAAGTCAGTTTTCCTCAAATAAAATGTCGAGTATTCACAAGCTTAACGACAGGATCATCCACAAGGACAGCTTCGACGACACGAAGAGCTCGTCCAGCGTCAACAGCACCCTCATCACGAAGAGGGGCTTCAAGCCCTCAGACATGTTCGACCCTCAGAAGAAGGAGTTCCTCACGAACCTCAGTTATAAGTTGTTCCCT AATGATGGAGACTTCTCCCGTGACCCTGAGATATTGGAGCCACCACCAAGTCTCCGA GAGGACCTGGAGAACAAGCCGATGATCTCCACTGACAAGGAGGTGGACCTCAACAAGATCTTCACGCCGGCGCCTGATGCTGAGGAGCATATCATTAAGAAGGATCGCAAGTTTG AGAAAACATTCGCATCGTCAGCATTCTACGTGCCGGGCGTGCACCCCACCGTCAAGGAGCAGATGGACCTCGCGCGCGCCATCTCCAAGTCCCTGAGCGACTCCAGCAACCACATGAGCCGCGGACAGAGCATGTACGTCAACAGGAAGAAGAGGTCCGTCAAGTGGGTGCATGAGGGACGAG GACGAAACACATCGAACGCCTGCTCCACGCCGACGCCCGTAGCGAACCACGACACGCCGTACCGCCCGCCATCTAGTTTACGCAACCAGAAAACTTACCCGAAATCAGCTCTCAAACACACCAACAACCTGCCGAAAATGGAGCCTTTCCCAGTATCTCCCCCGACTATCTCTGTGCAAAACCACGACTTGCCCGTTCCTCTTGCACCTACAAAGCTTAATGATGTATACGCTTCACCTAAAAGCCCCCGTTTGCCGCTTGTTTCTGGCCCCAATTTCAATGTAGCGCCGCGCGGTTGGGGAGAAATGAAGGACTACTACCGACCCGTcgtactagatggcgttagtgtCGCACCGCAATACACTGActtttga
- the LOC113496054 gene encoding uncharacterized protein LOC113496054 isoform X2, translating into MMTISESQFSSNKMSSIHKLNDRIIHKDSFDDTKSSSSVNSTLITKRGFKPSDMFDPQKKEFLTNLSYKLFPVSWEDLENKPMISTDKEVDLNKIFTPAPDAEEHIIKKDRKFEKTFASSAFYVPGVHPTVKEQMDLARAISKSLSDSSNHMSRGQSMYVNRKKRSVKWVHEGRGRNTSNACSTPTPVANHDTPYRPPSSLRNQKTYPKSALKHTNNLPKMEPFPVSPPTISVQNHDLPVPLAPTKLNDVYASPKSPRLPLVSGPNFNVAPRGWGEMKDYYRPVVLDGVSVAPQYTDF; encoded by the exons ATGATGACAATTAGCGAAAGTCAGTTTTCCTCAAATAAAATGTCGAGTATTCACAAGCTTAACGACAGGATCATCCACAAGGACAGCTTCGACGACACGAAGAGCTCGTCCAGCGTCAACAGCACCCTCATCACGAAGAGGGGCTTCAAGCCCTCAGACATGTTCGACCCTCAGAAGAAGGAGTTCCTCACGAACCTCAGTTATAAGTTGTTCCCTGTAAGTTGG GAGGACCTGGAGAACAAGCCGATGATCTCCACTGACAAGGAGGTGGACCTCAACAAGATCTTCACGCCGGCGCCTGATGCTGAGGAGCATATCATTAAGAAGGATCGCAAGTTTG AGAAAACATTCGCATCGTCAGCATTCTACGTGCCGGGCGTGCACCCCACCGTCAAGGAGCAGATGGACCTCGCGCGCGCCATCTCCAAGTCCCTGAGCGACTCCAGCAACCACATGAGCCGCGGACAGAGCATGTACGTCAACAGGAAGAAGAGGTCCGTCAAGTGGGTGCATGAGGGACGAG GACGAAACACATCGAACGCCTGCTCCACGCCGACGCCCGTAGCGAACCACGACACGCCGTACCGCCCGCCATCTAGTTTACGCAACCAGAAAACTTACCCGAAATCAGCTCTCAAACACACCAACAACCTGCCGAAAATGGAGCCTTTCCCAGTATCTCCCCCGACTATCTCTGTGCAAAACCACGACTTGCCCGTTCCTCTTGCACCTACAAAGCTTAATGATGTATACGCTTCACCTAAAAGCCCCCGTTTGCCGCTTGTTTCTGGCCCCAATTTCAATGTAGCGCCGCGCGGTTGGGGAGAAATGAAGGACTACTACCGACCCGTcgtactagatggcgttagtgtCGCACCGCAATACACTGActtttga
- the LOC113496054 gene encoding uncharacterized protein LOC113496054 isoform X3: MMTISESQFSSNKMSSIHKLNDRIIHKDSFDDTKSSSSVNSTLITKRGFKPSDMFDPQKKEFLTNLSYKLFPEDLENKPMISTDKEVDLNKIFTPAPDAEEHIIKKDRKFEKTFASSAFYVPGVHPTVKEQMDLARAISKSLSDSSNHMSRGQSMYVNRKKRSVKWVHEGRGRNTSNACSTPTPVANHDTPYRPPSSLRNQKTYPKSALKHTNNLPKMEPFPVSPPTISVQNHDLPVPLAPTKLNDVYASPKSPRLPLVSGPNFNVAPRGWGEMKDYYRPVVLDGVSVAPQYTDF; encoded by the exons ATGATGACAATTAGCGAAAGTCAGTTTTCCTCAAATAAAATGTCGAGTATTCACAAGCTTAACGACAGGATCATCCACAAGGACAGCTTCGACGACACGAAGAGCTCGTCCAGCGTCAACAGCACCCTCATCACGAAGAGGGGCTTCAAGCCCTCAGACATGTTCGACCCTCAGAAGAAGGAGTTCCTCACGAACCTCAGTTATAAGTTGTTCCCT GAGGACCTGGAGAACAAGCCGATGATCTCCACTGACAAGGAGGTGGACCTCAACAAGATCTTCACGCCGGCGCCTGATGCTGAGGAGCATATCATTAAGAAGGATCGCAAGTTTG AGAAAACATTCGCATCGTCAGCATTCTACGTGCCGGGCGTGCACCCCACCGTCAAGGAGCAGATGGACCTCGCGCGCGCCATCTCCAAGTCCCTGAGCGACTCCAGCAACCACATGAGCCGCGGACAGAGCATGTACGTCAACAGGAAGAAGAGGTCCGTCAAGTGGGTGCATGAGGGACGAG GACGAAACACATCGAACGCCTGCTCCACGCCGACGCCCGTAGCGAACCACGACACGCCGTACCGCCCGCCATCTAGTTTACGCAACCAGAAAACTTACCCGAAATCAGCTCTCAAACACACCAACAACCTGCCGAAAATGGAGCCTTTCCCAGTATCTCCCCCGACTATCTCTGTGCAAAACCACGACTTGCCCGTTCCTCTTGCACCTACAAAGCTTAATGATGTATACGCTTCACCTAAAAGCCCCCGTTTGCCGCTTGTTTCTGGCCCCAATTTCAATGTAGCGCCGCGCGGTTGGGGAGAAATGAAGGACTACTACCGACCCGTcgtactagatggcgttagtgtCGCACCGCAATACACTGActtttga
- the LOC113496054 gene encoding uncharacterized protein LOC113496054 isoform X4, protein MDFSNEYAENEQIDQEQENGENDGDFSRDPEILEPPPSLREDLENKPMISTDKEVDLNKIFTPAPDAEEHIIKKDRKFEKTFASSAFYVPGVHPTVKEQMDLARAISKSLSDSSNHMSRGQSMYVNRKKRSVKWVHEGRGRNTSNACSTPTPVANHDTPYRPPSSLRNQKTYPKSALKHTNNLPKMEPFPVSPPTISVQNHDLPVPLAPTKLNDVYASPKSPRLPLVSGPNFNVAPRGWGEMKDYYRPVVLDGVSVAPQYTDF, encoded by the exons ATGGATTTCAGTAACGAATATGCCGAAAATGAGCAAATCGATCAGGAACAGGAGAATGGAGAG AATGATGGAGACTTCTCCCGTGACCCTGAGATATTGGAGCCACCACCAAGTCTCCGA GAGGACCTGGAGAACAAGCCGATGATCTCCACTGACAAGGAGGTGGACCTCAACAAGATCTTCACGCCGGCGCCTGATGCTGAGGAGCATATCATTAAGAAGGATCGCAAGTTTG AGAAAACATTCGCATCGTCAGCATTCTACGTGCCGGGCGTGCACCCCACCGTCAAGGAGCAGATGGACCTCGCGCGCGCCATCTCCAAGTCCCTGAGCGACTCCAGCAACCACATGAGCCGCGGACAGAGCATGTACGTCAACAGGAAGAAGAGGTCCGTCAAGTGGGTGCATGAGGGACGAG GACGAAACACATCGAACGCCTGCTCCACGCCGACGCCCGTAGCGAACCACGACACGCCGTACCGCCCGCCATCTAGTTTACGCAACCAGAAAACTTACCCGAAATCAGCTCTCAAACACACCAACAACCTGCCGAAAATGGAGCCTTTCCCAGTATCTCCCCCGACTATCTCTGTGCAAAACCACGACTTGCCCGTTCCTCTTGCACCTACAAAGCTTAATGATGTATACGCTTCACCTAAAAGCCCCCGTTTGCCGCTTGTTTCTGGCCCCAATTTCAATGTAGCGCCGCGCGGTTGGGGAGAAATGAAGGACTACTACCGACCCGTcgtactagatggcgttagtgtCGCACCGCAATACACTGActtttga
- the LOC113496053 gene encoding guanine nucleotide-binding protein G(I)/G(S)/G(T) subunit beta-1 — translation MNELDSLRQEAETLKNAIRDARKAACDTSLAQATANLEPIGRIQMRTRRTLRGHLAKIYAMHWGSDSRNLVSASQDGKLIVWDSHTTNKVHAIPLRSSWVMTCAYAPSGSYVACGGLDNICSIYSLKTREGNVRVSRELPGHSGYLSCCRFLDDNQILTSSGDMTCALWDIETGQQCGQFTGHTGDVMSLSLAPDQRTFVSGACDASAKLWDIRDCACKQTFPGHESDINAVTFFPSGFAFATGSDDATCRMFDIRADQELAMYSHDNIICGITSVAFSKSGRLLLAGYDDFNCNVWDSMKSERAGILAGHDNRVSCLGVTENGMAVATGSWDSFLRIWN, via the exons ATGAACGAATTAGATAGCCTGCGCCAGGAGGCGGAAACGCTAAAGAATGCCATCAGG GATGCGAGGAAGGCGGCGTGCGACACGTCGCTCGCACAAGCGACGGCGAACCTCGAGCCGATCGGCCGCATACAGATGCGCACGCGCAGGACGCTGCGTGGACATCTCGCCAAGATCTACGCCATGCACTGGGGTAGCGATTCGAG AAACCTGGTGTCTGCCAGCCAGGACGGCAAGCTAATCGTGTGGGACAGCCACACGACCAACAAGGTGCACGCGATCCCGCTGCGCTCGAGCTGGGTCATGACCTGCGCGTACGCGCCCTCCGGCTCCTACGTGGCGTGCGGCGGCTTAGACAACATATGCTCCATCTACAG CCTCAAGACCCGCGAGGGCAACGTGCGCGTGTCCCGCGAGCTGCCGGGACACTCCGGCTACCTGTCGTGCTGCCGTTTCCTCGATGACAACCAAATTCTGACCAGCTCGGGGGATATGACCTG TGCCCTGTGGGACATAGAGACAGGTCAGCAGTGCGGCCAGTTCACGGGCCACACGGGCGACGTGATGTCGCTGTCGCTGGCGCCCGACCAGCGCACCTTCGTGTCGGGCGCCTGCGACGCGTCCGCCAAGCTCTGGGACATCCGCGACTGCGCCTGCAAGCAGACCTTCCCCGGACACGAGAGCGACATCAACGCGGTCACG TTCTTCCCGTCCGGGTTCGCGTTCGCGACGGGCTCTGACGACGCGACGTGCCGCATGTTCGACATCCGCGCCGACCAGGAGCTGGCGATGTACTCGCACGACAACATCATCTGCGGGATCACCAGCGTGGCCTTCAGCAAGTCCGGCCGTCTGCTGCTCGCCGGCTACGACGACTTCAACTGCAACGTCTGGGACTCCATGAAGAGCGAACGCGCCG GCATCCTGGCGGGCCACGACAACCGCGTGTCGTGCCTCGGCGTGACGGAGAACGGCATGGCCGTGGCCACCGGCTCCTGGGACTCGTTCCTGCGCATCTGGAACTAA